From Candidatus Neomarinimicrobiota bacterium, the proteins below share one genomic window:
- the hydF gene encoding [FeFe] hydrogenase H-cluster maturation GTPase HydF produces the protein MTKAPRGERLIITFLGRRNAGKSSLINAIAEQEIAIVSKEPGTTTDPVAKAYELIPVGPVTFYDTAGLDDTGDLGDMRVKATRKVLLRTDIAVLVTDEKGVTNEDRKIIHDLKKMDIPYVIAFNKSDLASPEIPVEEVDRALRVSTKTFLGVHDLKEKIIASVPDYFRNEPVIIGDIIQGGDLVVLVVPLDLAAPKGRLILPQVQVIREVLDNDAIAITVKDRELDEALEKLSRPPALVITDSQVVLKVAGSVPEEVPFTTFSTAFARYKGDLAMLVEGANTADRLKDGDKILIAEACSHHVQSDDIGRVKIPRWLKQYTGKNLHFDVYTGHDFPEKLEEYALIIHCGSCMITGMEFKRRLLTAHRQNIPITNYGVIISKVHGLLDRVVRPFGY, from the coding sequence ATGACTAAAGCCCCCCGTGGTGAACGACTGATTATCACTTTTTTAGGCAGGCGGAATGCGGGAAAATCCTCCCTGATCAATGCCATTGCCGAACAGGAGATTGCCATTGTCTCGAAAGAGCCCGGTACAACCACCGATCCTGTGGCGAAAGCGTATGAACTCATACCTGTCGGACCGGTAACCTTTTATGACACAGCCGGACTGGATGACACCGGTGATTTGGGGGATATGCGGGTGAAAGCCACCCGGAAGGTTCTGTTGCGGACCGATATTGCTGTTTTGGTAACGGATGAAAAGGGGGTTACCAACGAAGATAGAAAAATTATTCATGATTTAAAAAAAATGGACATCCCCTATGTGATTGCATTCAATAAATCGGACCTGGCCTCTCCGGAAATTCCCGTGGAAGAAGTGGACCGTGCCCTGAGGGTCTCGACAAAAACATTTCTGGGTGTCCACGACCTGAAGGAAAAAATCATTGCTTCTGTCCCGGACTATTTCAGAAATGAACCGGTGATTATCGGGGATATTATTCAGGGCGGTGATTTGGTGGTGTTAGTGGTACCCCTCGATCTGGCGGCTCCAAAAGGTCGTCTGATTCTGCCTCAGGTGCAGGTCATCCGGGAAGTGCTGGATAATGATGCCATTGCGATTACCGTGAAGGATCGTGAGCTGGATGAAGCCCTTGAAAAACTATCCCGGCCACCGGCACTGGTTATCACCGATTCCCAGGTTGTATTGAAAGTGGCAGGGAGTGTACCGGAAGAAGTCCCTTTTACCACCTTTTCCACCGCTTTTGCCCGGTATAAAGGGGATCTTGCCATGCTGGTGGAAGGAGCCAATACAGCGGACAGGCTGAAAGACGGGGATAAAATCCTTATTGCCGAAGCCTGTTCGCATCATGTGCAGTCCGATGATATCGGCCGTGTTAAAATCCCCCGCTGGCTGAAACAGTACACCGGAAAAAATCTCCATTTTGATGTCTACACAGGACATGATTTCCCTGAAAAACTGGAAGAGTACGCCTTAATCATTCATTGTGGCAGTTGTATGATTACCGGCATGGAATTCAAACGGCGCTTATTGACCGCCCACCGGCAAAATATTCCCATCACCAATTATGGAGTGATTATTTCCAAGGTCCACGGATTGCTGGACCGGGTGGTTCGCCCCTTTGGTTATTGA
- a CDS encoding aspartate ammonia-lyase has translation MSRIEKDALGTLELPDDCLYGIHTQRSVNHFAYSEERLDPVFIKAFALVKKACILANEETGFLDSDKARVLAESCSEIAGGKHHSWIVVNPWQGGAGTSTNMNFNEVLANLALKKMGFAPGSYDKIHPLHDVNRHQSTNDVYPTALRVAVLLRLKDLEKAVTDWQAGLQEKESVFQNILKLGRTELQDAVPMTLGMTFGAWAEAVARDRWRIFKARERIKIHNLGGTAVGTGLGAPREYIFKASEHLKKETGLVLARAENLVDATQNLDSFAEVSAILKSYAVNLMKIANDLRLLSSGPAGGFHELRLPEIQAGSSIMPGKVNPVIPESAVQVALRVMSNDQVIAQAAGMGQLELNHLIPLITHSFMESLKLLTAVTVAMDHHCTRDIQANRESCESKIGEGWTLATALVPYFGYDTVQTWVKEALAEKKSFKNLVLEKKYLTPDQLDTILSPQNMLKLGFTPGDTV, from the coding sequence ATGTCCCGAATTGAAAAAGATGCCTTAGGAACCCTTGAATTACCGGATGACTGTCTGTATGGCATTCATACACAGCGGTCTGTCAATCATTTTGCTTACAGTGAAGAACGGTTGGACCCGGTTTTTATCAAAGCGTTTGCCCTTGTTAAAAAAGCGTGTATTCTTGCGAACGAAGAGACAGGTTTTCTGGATTCAGATAAAGCCCGGGTTTTGGCTGAATCCTGTTCTGAAATTGCCGGAGGAAAACACCACAGCTGGATTGTAGTCAATCCCTGGCAGGGAGGGGCCGGGACATCCACCAATATGAATTTTAACGAGGTCCTTGCCAATCTGGCATTGAAGAAAATGGGCTTTGCACCGGGATCCTATGATAAGATCCACCCCCTGCACGATGTAAACCGCCATCAGTCCACCAATGATGTGTATCCCACGGCACTACGAGTGGCAGTGTTACTCCGTTTAAAGGACCTTGAAAAGGCGGTCACAGACTGGCAGGCGGGTCTTCAGGAAAAAGAGTCTGTATTTCAGAATATTTTAAAACTGGGACGGACCGAGCTTCAGGATGCAGTCCCTATGACACTGGGAATGACCTTTGGTGCCTGGGCGGAGGCGGTTGCCCGGGACCGCTGGCGGATTTTTAAAGCCCGGGAGCGGATTAAGATCCATAACCTGGGGGGAACGGCCGTAGGGACCGGTTTGGGGGCTCCACGGGAGTATATTTTTAAAGCATCTGAACACTTGAAAAAAGAGACGGGACTCGTACTGGCCAGGGCAGAAAATCTGGTGGATGCCACCCAGAATCTGGACAGTTTTGCAGAAGTTTCGGCCATTTTGAAAAGTTATGCCGTGAATTTGATGAAAATTGCCAATGATCTCAGGCTTCTTTCATCGGGTCCGGCCGGTGGATTTCATGAACTCCGGTTGCCGGAAATCCAGGCAGGATCATCCATCATGCCTGGAAAGGTCAACCCTGTGATTCCTGAATCCGCCGTACAGGTTGCACTGCGGGTCATGAGCAATGACCAGGTTATCGCTCAGGCGGCAGGTATGGGACAGCTGGAGTTAAATCATCTTATCCCGTTGATCACGCACAGTTTTATGGAATCCCTGAAGCTCTTGACAGCCGTGACTGTTGCCATGGATCATCACTGTACACGGGATATTCAGGCGAACCGGGAATCCTGTGAGTCTAAAATCGGTGAAGGGTGGACCCTGGCAACGGCGCTGGTGCCATATTTTGGGTACGATACCGTGCAGACATGGGTGAAAGAAGCACTGGCCGAAAAGAAATCATTCAAAAATCTGGTGCTGGAAAAGAAATATCTGACTCCGGATCAACTGGATACCATCTTATCACCTCAGAATATGTTGAAACTGGGATTTACACCCGGCGATACCGTGTAA
- a CDS encoding PhoH family protein, whose translation MAETRREILMRGFDPLALLGVNDENLKVLEDHFNAEIIARGQSIKIVGDPIEVERIHHILNQLIQLIPKKEYIKPSDVKTVINIEADDSDSIFSVPEESIILFTPNGLIRPRTAGQAEYYRIASENDITFAIGPAGTGKTYQAVAMAVAALKNREIRKIILTRPAVEAGENLGFLPGDMKEKIDPYLAPLYDALKTMISPEKLKVFFEQKIIEIVPLAYMRGRTLDSAFLILDEAQNTTPLQMKMFLTRIGVNSKAIITGDITQIDLPSKQRSGLMDAVNILKDIDGIGFTYLTEVDVVRHHLVKRIIKAYSDSGDDLE comes from the coding sequence ATGGCAGAAACACGACGGGAAATACTGATGCGGGGATTTGATCCCCTGGCCCTTCTGGGGGTGAATGATGAAAATTTAAAAGTCCTTGAGGATCACTTTAATGCAGAAATCATAGCCCGGGGGCAAAGTATAAAAATTGTGGGGGATCCCATCGAGGTGGAACGGATTCACCATATCCTCAATCAGTTAATCCAGCTTATTCCCAAGAAAGAATATATCAAACCATCGGATGTAAAAACCGTGATCAATATTGAAGCAGATGACTCAGACTCCATTTTCTCTGTTCCGGAGGAATCGATCATACTTTTCACACCGAACGGACTCATCCGTCCCCGAACTGCAGGCCAGGCGGAATATTACCGGATCGCTTCAGAAAATGATATCACATTTGCCATCGGTCCGGCAGGGACAGGCAAAACCTATCAGGCCGTGGCCATGGCCGTGGCGGCATTGAAAAACCGGGAGATCCGGAAAATCATCCTCACCCGACCCGCCGTGGAAGCCGGGGAAAACCTGGGATTTCTTCCGGGGGATATGAAAGAAAAAATCGATCCCTACCTGGCACCCCTCTACGATGCCCTGAAAACCATGATCAGTCCTGAAAAACTGAAAGTCTTTTTCGAACAGAAAATTATTGAAATCGTTCCTCTTGCTTATATGCGCGGGCGGACCCTTGACAGTGCCTTTCTCATCCTGGATGAAGCCCAGAACACCACGCCGCTGCAGATGAAGATGTTTCTGACCCGTATCGGTGTGAATTCCAAGGCCATTATTACAGGAGATATCACCCAGATCGACCTGCCTTCCAAACAACGGTCCGGACTCATGGACGCCGTGAATATTCTGAAAGATATCGACGGTATCGGGTTTACCTATCTGACTGAAGTGGATGTGGTCCGCCATCATCTGGTCAAACGGATCATTAAAGCCTATTCGGACTCGGGGGATGACCTTGAGTGA
- the cobB gene encoding NAD-dependent protein deacetylase, which produces MTLSDFSSHLEKAARLILHATHTTAFTGAGISVESGIPPFRGREGLWSRYDPGCLDLDAFYRDPTQTWTLIKEIFYDFFGRAKPNPGHISLAEMEKAGYLQAVITQNIDSLHHQAGSRNIIEFHGTSGRLKCTRCGKVIPFEPSYLKQLPPLCRSCGGILKPDFIFFGEAIPYKAYDASIEEARIADVFLIIGTTGEVVPASSVPWQAKTHGAAIIEINPEPSAYTHAITDIYLQGKAGEILPDLIQSIEVIS; this is translated from the coding sequence ATGACCTTGAGTGATTTTTCTTCTCATCTGGAAAAAGCGGCTCGTTTAATCCTCCATGCAACACATACAACGGCATTCACCGGTGCCGGCATTTCCGTGGAAAGCGGCATTCCCCCCTTCCGTGGCAGAGAAGGGTTATGGTCCCGCTATGATCCGGGATGCCTGGATCTGGATGCATTCTACCGGGATCCTACCCAGACATGGACGCTCATCAAAGAAATCTTTTACGACTTTTTCGGCCGGGCAAAACCCAATCCGGGACACATAAGCCTGGCGGAGATGGAAAAAGCCGGGTATTTGCAGGCCGTAATCACACAAAACATCGATAGTCTGCACCATCAGGCAGGAAGCCGGAATATCATTGAATTTCATGGAACATCAGGTCGTCTGAAATGTACCCGGTGCGGTAAGGTTATCCCTTTCGAACCGTCTTATCTCAAACAACTTCCACCCCTATGTAGATCTTGTGGCGGAATTTTGAAACCGGATTTTATCTTTTTTGGGGAAGCAATTCCCTATAAGGCCTATGATGCCTCAATAGAGGAAGCCCGGATTGCTGATGTTTTTCTGATCATCGGTACCACAGGAGAGGTCGTCCCTGCCTCATCCGTCCCCTGGCAGGCAAAAACCCACGGGGCAGCCATCATTGAGATCAATCCCGAACCGTCGGCGTACACCCATGCCATTACCGATATCTATCTTCAGGGCAAGGCGGGGGAAATTCTGCCGGATCTAATACAAAGCATAGAAGTTATATCCTGA
- a CDS encoding aminopeptidase, whose product MKEQENQNNALKDELLHTRKNVWDTQKDREAVFAFNTDYVSFLDSSKTEREAVRNVIQLAESKGFENILTSPKNMDKLYYPLHGKSIALYRKGEKPLTEGVHILVAHVDSPRLDLKQYPVYEDQDLAMFKTHYYGGIRKYQWVSIPLALHGIFAMKDGSIKNIVIGEKDSDPVFTIADLLPHLAANAQNTKKATEFIPGEKLNILAGSLPVNDDEKQDQRFKLNILKLFKDTYGIAEDDFLSADVELVPAGKSRDVGLDRSLLGGYGHDDRVCAYTALRAILDVEKVKKPVLVFLMDKEEIGSEGASGSNTWFPEMVVGEILALEGKDSYTAIRRTLSNARCLSADVNAAVHPDWKDVHDLRNAAYINGGIVLTKFTGVRGKAGSSEANAEFVAALRKIFDENDITWHMAELGKVDEGGGGTIAKFMAYYGMQVIDAGVPVLGMHSPFEVVSKGDVYETYRAFRAIMNDE is encoded by the coding sequence ATGAAAGAACAGGAAAATCAAAACAATGCATTAAAAGACGAACTTCTGCATACGCGGAAAAATGTGTGGGACACACAGAAAGACCGGGAAGCAGTCTTTGCTTTCAACACCGATTATGTATCCTTTCTGGATTCATCCAAAACCGAGCGTGAAGCCGTAAGAAATGTGATTCAACTGGCTGAATCCAAAGGATTTGAAAATATCCTGACATCCCCTAAAAACATGGATAAGCTTTATTACCCCCTTCACGGCAAATCCATTGCCCTCTACCGGAAAGGGGAAAAACCACTGACAGAAGGTGTTCATATTCTCGTTGCCCATGTGGATTCACCGCGGCTTGATCTGAAGCAGTATCCGGTGTATGAAGACCAGGACCTGGCCATGTTTAAAACCCATTATTACGGCGGCATCCGGAAATATCAATGGGTGTCTATTCCGCTGGCATTGCACGGGATCTTTGCCATGAAAGACGGGAGCATCAAAAACATTGTGATCGGAGAAAAGGACAGCGATCCTGTATTTACCATTGCCGATCTTCTCCCACACCTGGCGGCAAATGCCCAGAATACGAAGAAAGCCACCGAATTCATCCCCGGTGAAAAACTGAATATTCTTGCCGGAAGTCTGCCAGTCAACGATGACGAAAAGCAGGATCAACGGTTTAAACTGAACATCCTGAAACTGTTTAAAGACACTTACGGCATTGCAGAAGATGATTTTTTAAGCGCCGATGTAGAGCTGGTTCCGGCTGGTAAATCCCGGGATGTGGGACTGGACCGGTCTCTTTTGGGTGGATACGGACACGACGACAGGGTGTGTGCTTATACAGCGCTTCGTGCCATCCTGGATGTGGAAAAGGTCAAAAAACCGGTTCTTGTTTTTCTCATGGACAAAGAAGAGATCGGCAGTGAAGGAGCCAGTGGTTCCAATACCTGGTTTCCCGAGATGGTGGTGGGTGAAATCCTGGCCCTGGAAGGCAAAGACAGCTACACCGCAATCCGGCGGACCCTGTCCAATGCCCGGTGTCTGTCCGCCGACGTAAATGCAGCGGTTCACCCGGACTGGAAGGACGTCCACGATTTGAGAAACGCCGCGTATATAAACGGTGGTATTGTATTGACAAAATTCACCGGTGTCCGCGGTAAAGCAGGAAGCAGTGAAGCCAACGCGGAGTTTGTGGCAGCTCTCCGGAAAATTTTTGATGAAAATGACATCACCTGGCACATGGCCGAGCTGGGAAAAGTGGATGAAGGCGGCGGCGGAACTATCGCCAAATTTATGGCCTATTACGGCATGCAGGTTATTGATGCCGGTGTACCGGTCCTGGGGATGCACTCACCTTTTGAGGTTGTGAGCAAAGGAGATGTGTACGAGACATATAGGGCCTTTCGGGCAATTATGAATGATGAATGA
- a CDS encoding glycosyl transferase produces MLKNKYGYFDAKKREFVITDPRTPRPWFNYMWNDRYAGLISHTGGGFSYLDSPRDNRLTRMRYNSLPWDRPGRYVMVKDTESGEYWSLSWAPTLNVNYDLYECHHGMGYTRIITEYKGIRGEITYFVPRDETGEIWKISLTNLSERPRNLEIYAFTELLMGNALNDLINQPNDKHFTDIHFDKESQSLVATRRYWVLNKKVSVIQPNIDWKYILQFASTLDVSGFDASLDTFIGKWRSEANPLSVETGEMHHTEITAGDPVAALQSKVKLEPGNTLDFSILMKVSEKESAKLSDINSWKSQTFIEGKLSALQQYWQDYFSVLQVETPDEKVNTMLNTWNQYQAAVTFDMARNSGYYHGGLLFGTGMRDQFQDILGMVMVEPERVRKRLLNALQFQFNDGSTLHNFFKLAGTGERTRHSDTPLWIPFGLIKYFSETGDASIFEETVPYHDEGEGTVCEHMVRAMDYAISETTERGLPRIMNGDWNDTLDHIGPKGKGETIWGAFFLGYILKEAVSFFDFRKETVQVKKYSQAYKTLTKTINDLAWTGTWYLRAFRDNGQPVGTPEDDQGQIFLNAQTWSVISGMATPERGNTALKSCLDQLETPYGMQICRPAYHRIDDTVGLISRCVPGKKENGAVFNHASAWFVLAALMNGQIEDAYRIYQKMLPVNSGTDIDRYETEPYVFSEYVTSPEHPTQGQASHSWLTGSAVWMLYIGYGYLLGIRPVPGGLLIDPRIPADWDKVNITRKFRGKTLHIRIHNPDRVNMGVKSMTVNGQSHDSQVLDPEKYDGRELDVEVRLSDE; encoded by the coding sequence ATGTTGAAAAATAAATATGGCTACTTCGATGCAAAAAAACGGGAATTTGTCATAACAGACCCGCGAACACCCCGTCCCTGGTTTAACTACATGTGGAATGACCGGTATGCCGGACTTATTTCCCACACCGGCGGTGGATTCAGCTACCTTGATTCCCCCCGGGATAACCGCCTGACGCGCATGCGCTATAACAGCCTGCCCTGGGATCGTCCCGGTCGGTATGTGATGGTGAAAGATACAGAAAGCGGGGAATACTGGTCTCTGAGTTGGGCTCCCACCCTGAATGTTAACTATGATCTGTATGAATGTCATCACGGGATGGGATATACACGCATCATCACGGAATACAAGGGCATCCGGGGTGAAATCACCTATTTTGTCCCCCGTGACGAAACGGGAGAAATCTGGAAAATCAGTCTCACAAACCTGTCTGAACGCCCCCGGAATCTGGAAATCTATGCGTTTACCGAACTCCTCATGGGAAATGCTCTGAATGACCTGATCAATCAGCCCAACGACAAACATTTTACCGATATCCACTTTGATAAAGAGTCCCAATCCCTGGTGGCCACCCGGCGTTACTGGGTTTTAAATAAGAAAGTCTCTGTAATCCAGCCCAATATCGACTGGAAATACATTCTCCAGTTTGCCTCCACACTGGATGTGAGCGGGTTTGATGCCAGTCTGGACACCTTTATCGGGAAATGGCGCTCCGAGGCTAATCCTCTTTCAGTTGAAACAGGGGAAATGCATCATACGGAAATCACCGCCGGTGATCCTGTGGCCGCCCTTCAGTCCAAAGTAAAACTGGAACCCGGCAACACGTTGGATTTTTCCATACTCATGAAAGTTTCGGAGAAAGAATCTGCAAAGCTTAGTGATATAAACAGTTGGAAATCACAAACATTTATTGAAGGAAAACTGTCTGCCCTTCAACAGTACTGGCAGGATTATTTTTCCGTTTTGCAGGTGGAAACCCCCGATGAAAAAGTGAACACTATGCTAAATACCTGGAACCAATATCAGGCGGCAGTTACCTTTGACATGGCCCGGAATTCGGGATATTACCATGGCGGACTGCTTTTTGGGACGGGAATGCGGGACCAGTTCCAGGATATTCTCGGGATGGTGATGGTGGAACCGGAGCGGGTACGGAAACGCCTGCTCAATGCCCTGCAATTCCAGTTCAATGACGGATCGACCCTCCATAACTTTTTTAAACTGGCAGGAACGGGTGAACGAACACGGCACTCCGATACCCCTTTGTGGATTCCCTTTGGTCTTATAAAATATTTTTCTGAAACAGGAGATGCCTCAATCTTCGAAGAAACTGTGCCTTATCACGACGAAGGTGAAGGAACTGTCTGTGAACACATGGTCCGGGCTATGGATTATGCCATCAGTGAAACCACGGAACGGGGACTCCCCCGGATTATGAATGGAGATTGGAATGATACCCTGGATCATATCGGACCAAAAGGAAAGGGAGAAACCATTTGGGGAGCCTTTTTTCTGGGATATATCCTGAAAGAAGCTGTCTCCTTTTTCGATTTCAGGAAAGAAACAGTGCAGGTGAAAAAATATTCCCAAGCCTACAAGACACTCACCAAAACCATCAATGATCTGGCCTGGACGGGGACGTGGTACCTGCGGGCTTTTCGGGACAACGGTCAGCCGGTGGGAACGCCGGAGGATGACCAGGGACAGATTTTCCTGAATGCCCAGACCTGGTCTGTCATATCCGGAATGGCCACGCCGGAACGGGGGAATACAGCCTTGAAGAGCTGTCTTGACCAGCTGGAAACACCTTACGGCATGCAAATTTGCCGTCCGGCATACCATCGAATTGATGACACGGTTGGGCTCATCAGCCGTTGTGTGCCCGGGAAAAAGGAAAACGGAGCAGTCTTTAATCATGCCTCTGCCTGGTTTGTCCTGGCAGCCCTTATGAATGGACAGATAGAAGACGCATACCGGATCTATCAGAAAATGCTTCCCGTGAATTCCGGTACGGATATCGACCGGTATGAAACCGAACCCTACGTTTTTTCAGAATATGTCACAAGTCCTGAACACCCCACACAGGGACAGGCAAGTCACTCCTGGCTTACCGGATCTGCCGTGTGGATGTTGTACATTGGCTATGGTTATTTACTGGGAATACGGCCCGTCCCCGGTGGACTCCTGATTGATCCCCGCATCCCTGCAGACTGGGATAAGGTAAACATCACCCGGAAATTTCGGGGTAAAACCCTTCACATTCGAATACACAACCCTGATCGTGTGAATATGGGTGTCAAATCCATGACTGTTAACGGACAATCTCATGATTCACAGGTTTTGGATCCTGAAAAATATGACGGCAGGGAATTGGATGTGGAGGTGAGATTGAGTGACGAGTAA